The following proteins come from a genomic window of Timaviella obliquedivisa GSE-PSE-MK23-08B:
- the trmL gene encoding tRNA (uridine(34)/cytosine(34)/5-carboxymethylaminomethyluridine(34)-2'-O)-methyltransferase TrmL: MLNIVLVNPQIPPNTGSIARTCAATGTRLHLVGPLGFEISDRQLKRAGLDYWPYVDLHYHPSWEDFQSHYQQQQEHQPGRWIGFSTSGKYSHVELQFQPDDWLLFGCETKGLPGEVLAACDQTVRIPMTQIHVRSLNLSVSVAIGLFEARRQLGYLS; this comes from the coding sequence ATGTTGAATATTGTCTTAGTTAACCCACAGATCCCACCTAATACTGGTAGTATCGCTCGGACTTGTGCCGCTACTGGAACCCGGCTGCACTTGGTCGGGCCCTTAGGGTTTGAAATTAGCGATCGTCAACTTAAACGAGCAGGCTTAGACTATTGGCCCTACGTGGACTTACACTATCATCCTTCCTGGGAAGACTTTCAGAGCCATTACCAGCAGCAACAAGAGCACCAACCAGGACGTTGGATTGGATTCAGTACTTCAGGTAAATATAGCCATGTAGAGCTTCAGTTTCAACCTGATGATTGGCTCCTCTTTGGTTGTGAAACAAAAGGATTGCCTGGTGAAGTGTTGGCAGCTTGCGATCAAACTGTCCGTATTCCCATGACTCAAATTCATGTTCGCAGCCTTAATCTTTCGGTCAGCGTTGCCATTGGGCTCTTTGAAGCTCGTCGGCAGTTAGGTTACCTCTCGTAA
- a CDS encoding DUF1830 domain-containing protein, translating to MAQIIDPLPPDAQAALCCYVNATSKIQIARITNIPNWYFERVVFPGQRLVFEAFPQALLEIHSGMMSTILADTIPCDRLHVEVELEGDLQLGESETPLLSVAVES from the coding sequence ATGGCTCAAATCATTGATCCGCTGCCCCCTGATGCTCAAGCTGCTCTCTGCTGCTACGTCAACGCGACCAGTAAGATTCAGATTGCTCGAATTACTAATATTCCCAACTGGTACTTTGAACGGGTGGTTTTTCCAGGACAACGGCTTGTCTTTGAGGCATTTCCCCAAGCCCTTCTAGAAATTCACAGCGGCATGATGAGTACTATTCTGGCAGATACTATTCCCTGCGATCGCCTTCATGTTGAGGTAGAGCTAGAAGGAGACTTACAGCTAGGCGAATCAGAAACTCCTCTCCTATCCGTAGCTGTCGAGTCATAA